One Streptomyces formicae genomic window, GGGATGGCGCACGATGTCGTGGCCGAGGATCTCGACGGTGCCGCTGTCGGGCCGCATCAGGCCGGTCAGCTGGCGCACGAGGGTGGACTTGCCCGCGCCGTTGGGCCCGAGCAGGCCGAAGATCTCGCCGCGCCGGACCGTCAGGTCGATCCCGTCGGTGGCGCGGACCTCGGGCGTCGCGGGCCTGCCGCGCCGGGCGCGGGCGGCCGGGTAGGTCTTGACCAGGTCGCGCACCGCGCAGACGGCGTCGATGCCGAGTTCCTGACGGAGTCCCTGTCGGACTGCCGGTGCCGGGCGCGTACTCACGAAGGACGAGCCTACGGGGTCCGCGGGCACGGACGACCCCCGGGGCGCCCCGGGCGCCCCGTGTCAGTCACCGGCGCGGTCCCCCGCGGGCGCGTGCTCCGCGGCCGTGCGCACGTCGATCTCCCGCCAGAAACCGGCCCGGATCGCGTACCGGTCGTGCTCGTCGATCTGGTCGTCCTTGTGGGCGAGCAGGCCGAACCGTGCCGCGTAGCGCAGCAGCTCGCCGTCGACGCGGTGCGGGATGCGGGGGTACATCGTCGACAGCTTCTGCAGGTTGTGCTGTTCGGGGAGGCGGGCCATCCAGCGCCGTGCGAACACCTGTCCCACCTCGTACGGGTCGCCGCCGACGGTGGTGATGTCCTCCTCGCGGTCGGCCCAGCGCTGCTCGGCCGTCGTCAGCTGGGCGAGGGTGGGCAGGGCGGCGATCTCGGGCCCCTCGGGCGCGCCGCCGGGCCGCTCGACCCAGCCCTTGTCGGAGGACCAGCGCAGCGTCGCGTTGGCGGGGTGCTGCGCGGGCTGGGTGCCGGGTCCGCGCAGCGCGGCGAGGTCCTTGGGGGTGGGCACGCCCTTGCCCGGGGGCATCCGGTGCTCGCCGCCGTCGCCGTTGGTCGAGGTCTCCGGGTGCCGGGCGGGGGCCTCCTCGGCGCGCTGGGCGGCGGCCGCGAGGGCGGACTCCGGCAGCGGCGCGGAGAGGATCGCGGCGATCTCGGGGCGCGGCACGGGCGGCGGCGCGCAGACGCCGGTGAGCTCCTTGGGGCGTACGGCCTTGGTGATCCAGGCCCGGTCGAGCACGCGCCGCTCGTCGGCCTCGGCGACCAGGTCCTCGGACTGGTTGTAGTCCCCGTCGGCGGCCTGCACGGCCCACAGGTGGACGGCGACCCCGTGCTCCTTGGCGGCCATCATTCCGGGCAGCAGATCGCCGTCACCGGTGACGAGCACGACGTCGGAGCAGGCGCGGTTGCGGGCGAGCTCGGTCAGCTCGGCGTGCATCGCGGCGTCGACACCCTTCTGGGCCCACCGTCCGTCG contains:
- a CDS encoding NYN domain-containing protein, producing MDRCIVLVDAGYLLGAAASLLAGEPSRSRITVDHTALIQGLRERAESDTERPLLRIYWFDGAPDRVPQPEHRRLRVMPRVTVRLGALTRSDGRWAQKGVDAAMHAELTELARNRACSDVVLVTGDGDLLPGMMAAKEHGVAVHLWAVQAADGDYNQSEDLVAEADERRVLDRAWITKAVRPKELTGVCAPPPVPRPEIAAILSAPLPESALAAAAQRAEEAPARHPETSTNGDGGEHRMPPGKGVPTPKDLAALRGPGTQPAQHPANATLRWSSDKGWVERPGGAPEGPEIAALPTLAQLTTAEQRWADREEDITTVGGDPYEVGQVFARRWMARLPEQHNLQKLSTMYPRIPHRVDGELLRYAARFGLLAHKDDQIDEHDRYAIRAGFWREIDVRTAAEHAPAGDRAGD